A portion of the Tepidanaerobacter syntrophicus genome contains these proteins:
- a CDS encoding PRD domain-containing protein — translation MDYMSVVQKEMQLNTEEISELKSFMERLISESQKEGIHFSESRKIAVAAHYISLIRRLKAGEYLPEMDLSAVKSQLDGKIMDIALKSAEPIFSKYNLDVDEREVILIATHIGAAKEEQNKSEINSLEEGKL, via the coding sequence ATGGACTACATGTCAGTTGTGCAAAAAGAAATGCAGCTAAATACAGAGGAAATCTCAGAGTTAAAGTCATTTATGGAAAGATTAATAAGCGAATCACAAAAAGAGGGTATTCATTTTAGTGAATCTAGAAAAATAGCAGTCGCTGCTCATTATATAAGTCTGATAAGAAGACTAAAAGCAGGAGAATACTTACCGGAGATGGATTTAAGCGCAGTTAAGTCGCAGCTTGACGGCAAGATAATGGACATAGCACTAAAGTCAGCAGAGCCTATTTTCAGCAAGTATAACTTAGATGTTGACGAGCGAGAAGTAATTTTAATTGCTACACATATCGGAGCCGCTAAAGAGGAACAAAATAAAAGTGAAATAAATAGCTTAGAGGAGGGAAAATTATGA